A single genomic interval of Plantibacter sp. Leaf314 harbors:
- a CDS encoding ABC transporter substrate-binding protein codes for MHQRAASSLALAAVLALGLSACGASEAVEPASTAAAGQGATEYPLTLDNCGTEVTIDAAPQRVVSLDQNSTEILLSLGLEDRIVGTASWTDPVLDTLAAANADVPRLADNAPTYEVVLGADPDFVTASFGRHFNEGGVAPRDRFAETGVPSYLSPTDCDNGTSINGGGTRTTPLTIDALYQEITEMGEVFDVSDRAATLVADLQARAAKATEGVDFDGTTVAFWFADTKTPYVGGGLGSAALLASTTGLENVFTEATDDWPATTWEDLVDRDPKVLVLGDLQRDRFPGDRLADKIAFLESDPLTKTIDAVRNQRYIALHGAELNPSIRFVDGLEKIKAWWVEHEDEL; via the coding sequence GTGCACCAGCGCGCCGCCAGCAGTCTCGCCCTCGCAGCCGTCCTCGCCCTCGGACTCTCCGCCTGTGGCGCCTCCGAAGCCGTCGAACCGGCGTCGACCGCCGCCGCAGGGCAGGGCGCGACCGAGTACCCGCTCACGCTCGACAACTGCGGAACCGAGGTCACCATCGACGCCGCACCACAGCGGGTCGTCTCCCTCGACCAGAACTCGACCGAGATCCTGCTCTCCCTCGGCCTCGAGGACCGCATCGTCGGCACCGCCTCCTGGACGGACCCCGTCCTCGACACCCTCGCCGCCGCCAACGCCGACGTCCCACGCCTGGCCGACAACGCCCCCACCTACGAGGTCGTCCTCGGAGCCGACCCGGACTTCGTCACCGCCTCCTTCGGCCGCCACTTCAACGAGGGCGGCGTCGCCCCACGCGACCGCTTCGCCGAGACCGGTGTCCCCAGCTACCTTTCGCCCACCGACTGCGACAACGGCACGAGCATCAACGGCGGCGGCACTCGTACGACGCCGCTCACCATCGACGCGCTGTACCAGGAGATCACCGAGATGGGCGAGGTCTTCGACGTGTCCGACCGCGCAGCAACACTCGTCGCCGATCTGCAGGCCAGGGCCGCGAAGGCGACCGAGGGTGTCGACTTCGACGGCACGACCGTCGCGTTCTGGTTCGCCGACACGAAGACGCCCTACGTCGGCGGCGGACTCGGCTCGGCCGCGCTCCTCGCCTCGACCACGGGCCTCGAGAACGTCTTCACCGAAGCCACCGACGACTGGCCGGCGACCACCTGGGAGGACCTCGTCGACCGCGACCCGAAGGTGCTCGTCCTCGGCGACCTGCAACGCGACCGGTTCCCCGGCGACCGCCTCGCCGACAAGATCGCGTTCCTCGAGTCCGACCCACTCACGAAGACCATCGACGCGGTCCGCAACCAGCGGTACATCGCCCTCCACGGTGCCGAGTTGAACCCGTCCATCCGCTTCGTCGACGGCCTCGAGAAGATCAAGGCGTGGTGGGTCGAGCACGAGGACGAGCTCTGA